The Acropora muricata isolate sample 2 unplaced genomic scaffold, ASM3666990v1 scaffold_718, whole genome shotgun sequence genome contains the following window.
TTcgtccagaaatagcctagggtgtGCTAAGAAACGTGATGTAACTTTTAAGTTCcgcagttttttgaattttggagaaaagctcgaaaaactccacacgaCTCCTGCAGCGGAAAAAGcaccaaaatgacgcctcagtcaagggtcatacaatcaaaactcgcgtgaaggcgcaaaagaatatacacttttctttgttttgtaagttgattagggagataaaaagtGAGTGATTAACGTCTGATAGAATCAAATagctattgctttaaaattagttgcgagaactcaaacatttgcccaaatttcgaacttggaaaatcccaaattgcgacccattttcaaatgatcgttaacataggcggtaaaattcagaattggctgaaacttcgaatttcacgacttaaaggcatgtattcaatactagcaaaaaatatattttggtaaaacttatttccgtggGAAACGGCCCGATACAATTTCACCAATATCAGTACATATTTAATTaaaacacgtaattttttaactaccgattttctgaagtacagaaaatttgggaaaaaaagcaatctatgaaacatttttttgccacttCTAAATTTTCTGGCAAATATTTGCAATACGCTTTGTCATATTGACCAACAAGTTTCTCACACCAGACagaaataatgtaatttatttgatgcTTACCACTTCATGGCTGAAATGCTCACTAAAAAAACTGGGAGCTTTACAAAAAATCTTTTGAGAACTACTTACAACAGATACCATTTCACAACAAGGTATgtagaaatttctatgtacacaTTCCTGGATAAAAATCACTTATAACCTGATACCATATTACCGGtaaatccatagaaatttccacgtacaagactgtatcaaaactatttataatcttgtaatAAGTTTTCCACTGCAACTTGTAAAtcgatggaaatttccatgtacaaggctaaatcaaacctacttataatcctctatttttaccatgccactgttaaatacagagaaatttccatgtacaaggctggaacaaacctacctaaaatcctctatttataccatgccactgataaatccatggaaatttctatgtacaaggctggaataaaccttcttataatcctctatttataccgtgcactggtaaatccatggaaatttccaagtacaaggctggaaccaactttctaataatcttctttgtttaccatgccactggtaaatccatggaaatttccatgtacaaggctggaacaaacccactgccaatcttctatttttaccatgccactggcaaatccatggaaatttccatgtacaaggctggaataaacctacttataatcctctatttataccatgccactggtaaatccatggaaatttccaagtacaAGGCTAGAACCAACTTTCTAagaatcttctttgtttaccatgccactggtaaatccatggaaatttccatgtacaaggctggaacaaacccactgacaatcttctatttttaccatgccacaggcaaatccatggaaatttccatgtacaaggctggaataaacctacttataatcctctatttataccatgccactggtaaatccatggaaatttccaagtacaaggctggaaccaactttctaagaatcttctttgtttaccatgccactggtaaatccatggaaatttccatgtacaaggctggaacaaacccactgacaatcttctatttttaccatgccactggcaaatccatggaaatttccatgtacgaggcaggaacaaaccttctcataatcttctttttttaccatgccactggtaaatccatggaaatttccatgtacaaggctggaccaaatctatttgtattcttgtaattttaccatctcgcttgtaaatccatggaaaattccatgtacgaggcaggaaaaaacctacttataatcttctatttttaacatgccactggtaaatgcatggaaaattccatgcacaagCTGGACCAAAACCATTTATATTCTTCTAGTTCTcctatgccactggtaaatccatggaaatttccatgtacaaggctggaaccaactttctaataatcttctttgtttaccatgccactgataaatccatggaaatttccatgtacaaggctggaacaaacctgctgacaatcttctatttttaccatgccactggcaaatccatggaaatttccatgtacgaggcaggaacaaacctactcacaatcttctttttttaccatgtCACTGGTAAAtctatggaaatttccatggataaGGGTAGAGCAAActtacttataatcttctatttttaacatgccactggtaaatgcatggaaaattccatgcacaagctggagcaaacctactcataatctCCTATTTCCAACATAtcactgataaatccatggaaatttctatgtaaaagactggaacaaacctacttataatcctctatttataccataccactggtaaatccatggaaatttccatgtacaaggctgcaCCAAATCTATTTgaattcttgtaattttaccatcccgcttgtaaatccatggaaaattccatgtacaaggctggagcaaacctacttataatcttctatttttaacatgccactggtaaatacatggaaaattccatgtacaaggctggaccaaaactatttgcattcttgtaattttaccctcCCACTTGTAAAttcgtggaaatttccatgtaaaaGGCTGGAGCAACCCTACttatattcttgtaattttactaTCCTACTTGTATATCTGTGGAAATCTCAATGTACAAGCTGGCTGGATCAAACCTACTTTAATATAATCTTACTATGTGGCATATCACTAGCAAATCCATGAAAATATCCATGTACACAActacatcaaaattatttataatcttgtaattttaccataccactggtaaatttatggaaatttccatgtacaaggctggtcATTCCTACTTTTTCTACAGGTATAacacttgtaaatccatggaaatctcCATGTAGTACACTATaagatcaaaactatttaaaatctaGTAATTTTAGCGTGCCattggcaaatccatggaaatttccacgtacacAGATGTATAGACTGCTTGCTCAAAATGAGTTTAGAATCTTTTAATGTAAAATGTGTTATATGGGGCTCTAATTCAATTAACATGTACATTTGGTTTATATTAATCAAATCATAATGCCATTATAGAGGCCATGGAATTTTCGACCAGTTTAGATCTAGTTTTTGGTCAAAATGTGACAATAGAGTGTAAATCTATTTCATTCCCTTGCCAGTTCCCTATGTCTTTTTCTCAAATACCATGCTGCCTCCTTTGTTAGTttataataaatttattttcatggaACTGAATATCAAAGTAAATCACACTTTCCTTTGGAATTTGAGTCGAAGACCAGCCACGCACCCACTTTCTCTTGTAAATTCCTTTCAGCCACTGCACATTGTAAAAGGTTTCAGTGACTTGATTGACTCTTGCAAGATGAGGAGGCTTGTAGTTTCCAGCTAAATTAAATGCCATTATGCCGCCTGGCAAGACTCCTTCAAAGTTGTCCACCTCAGTAACTGCTGGAAAGTGACTTTTATAAGCTCCACGATAGACCTTTAAGTAAACATAAATTTATCCAATGATTCACTGTTTGTTGTCTCATGCAAGTACATATAGTATTTTTTAATAGgactgaaaatgaatttaaggaaCTGGAAAACCAGATAAAAGTCAATTGGAAATGTGTGACTTAATGCCCACGCCAGTCAGTAG
Protein-coding sequences here:
- the LOC136906956 gene encoding uncharacterized protein, with the translated sequence MGEVSLWLTQKLNASMEEHEETSELRDGEDDHDIKNDDKLEGFLNFLGRKTQKPFKVYRGAYKSHFPAVTEVDNFEGVLPGGIMAFNLAGNYKPPHLARVNQVTETFYNVQWLKGIYKRKWVRGWSSTQIPKESVIYFDIQFHENKFIIN